From the genome of Candidatus Methylopumilus rimovensis, one region includes:
- a CDS encoding glycosyltransferase family 2 protein — MPRISVIIIAKDESENIADCIKSANFADEVIVLDSGSSDNTISIAKKLGAKSLYRPWKSYGHHKNIAIQLAKYEWIFSLDADERITKALAKEIKIKINSGLYDVYDVPRKSLFISRFIRFSGWWPDRTKRLFKKNNAQFTKHNVHEHLITKCEIGHLNEPLIHYSYRNFETVLKKINVYSSLGAKDLKNRGKNGSLKKALFHGIWAFIRTYFLRLGILDGSEGFILAVMNAEATYYRYLKLIYINKRSINV, encoded by the coding sequence ATGCCTAGAATCTCCGTTATTATCATTGCAAAGGATGAGTCTGAAAATATAGCTGATTGTATTAAGAGCGCTAATTTTGCTGACGAAGTTATTGTTTTGGATTCAGGTAGCTCTGACAATACCATTTCTATTGCTAAGAAATTAGGTGCAAAAAGTTTATATCGACCTTGGAAGAGCTATGGCCATCACAAAAACATAGCTATTCAATTGGCCAAATACGAGTGGATATTTTCTTTAGATGCGGATGAGCGAATTACAAAAGCTTTAGCTAAAGAAATTAAAATTAAAATTAACTCTGGGTTATATGACGTTTATGATGTTCCAAGAAAATCATTATTTATTTCTAGGTTTATTAGATTTTCTGGATGGTGGCCAGATAGAACAAAAAGACTTTTTAAAAAAAATAATGCTCAATTTACAAAACATAACGTTCATGAGCATCTGATCACTAAATGTGAGATTGGCCATTTAAACGAACCTCTTATTCATTATTCATATAGAAATTTTGAAACTGTTTTAAAAAAGATCAATGTCTATTCAAGCTTAGGTGCTAAGGACCTTAAAAATAGAGGCAAGAATGGCAGCCTTAAAAAAGCACTTTTTCATGGGATTTGGGCTTTTATTCGAACTTATTTTTTAAGACTGGGCATTCTCGACGGAAGCGAGGGTTTTATTTTGGCTGTGATGAATGCAGAAGCAACATATTATCGCTATTTAAAATTAATTTATATAAATAAAAGATCAATTAATGTATAA
- the mqo gene encoding malate dehydrogenase (quinone), which translates to MLTTKKDIVCIGGGIMSITLAKLIQELDINTDVTIYEKLSSCALESTQSINNAGTGHAGFCELNYTPLNRYKEVNIERAIKINREFEVSLQFWSFLARKYKAFKPKSFITQVPHISFVKGAKNISFLKKRYEALSKTLSFKGMEFSRNKETIKKWAPLIGVETKDEVAMTKYEYGSDVNFESLSHEMLKILSKSKKFSVHTHHEIKSISQKKDQTWDIKIFNIKTNKTFLVNAKFIFIGAGGSAIHLLQKSNIKNQIGYAGFPVNGEWLICKNPSLTKKHFSKIYGLAGPKAPPMSAPHLDLRIINGKKQLMFGPFASFTFKFLKTGSYLDLIKSIKVRNIIPMLHVFVSNLNLLSYLIKQSSNSYKNKMNTLREFYPLANEKDWKLESAGKRVQIIKPYKKIAGKLEFGTEIVWSDDSSLAALLGASPGASTSVYSMLNIIERSLKRRIDSKVWKNKIEKIAPSYNQDLSKTPSLFTKTRLSAYKTLGFKI; encoded by the coding sequence ATGCTAACCACAAAAAAAGATATTGTTTGCATAGGTGGTGGCATTATGAGCATTACATTAGCAAAATTAATCCAGGAACTAGACATAAATACTGATGTAACTATTTATGAAAAACTTTCTTCTTGTGCGCTAGAAAGTACTCAATCTATAAACAATGCTGGAACAGGTCATGCTGGATTTTGTGAACTTAACTACACCCCTTTAAATAGGTATAAAGAAGTTAATATCGAAAGAGCAATAAAAATCAATAGAGAATTTGAAGTGTCTCTTCAATTCTGGAGTTTTTTAGCAAGAAAATATAAAGCTTTTAAGCCAAAATCATTTATTACCCAAGTTCCTCACATTAGCTTTGTTAAAGGCGCAAAAAATATCTCTTTTTTAAAGAAAAGATACGAAGCGCTTAGTAAAACACTTTCATTTAAAGGAATGGAATTTTCTCGCAATAAAGAAACCATTAAAAAATGGGCTCCTCTTATTGGCGTGGAAACTAAAGATGAAGTTGCCATGACAAAATATGAATATGGTAGCGACGTAAATTTTGAGTCATTAAGCCATGAAATGTTAAAAATTTTATCAAAGAGTAAAAAATTTTCTGTGCATACTCATCATGAGATTAAATCTATATCACAAAAAAAAGATCAAACCTGGGATATAAAAATATTCAATATAAAAACCAATAAGACATTTTTAGTAAATGCAAAATTTATTTTTATTGGCGCCGGCGGCTCAGCAATTCATCTTCTTCAAAAAAGTAACATTAAAAATCAAATAGGTTACGCCGGATTTCCTGTGAATGGAGAATGGTTAATATGCAAGAATCCATCACTTACAAAGAAGCACTTTTCTAAAATTTATGGCTTGGCTGGGCCCAAAGCACCACCTATGTCAGCGCCTCACTTAGACTTGAGAATTATTAATGGTAAAAAACAGCTTATGTTTGGCCCATTTGCGAGTTTTACATTTAAATTTTTAAAGACGGGATCCTATTTAGATTTAATCAAATCAATCAAAGTACGAAATATTATTCCTATGCTTCATGTGTTTGTATCCAACCTAAATCTTCTTAGTTATTTAATCAAACAATCAAGCAATTCATATAAAAACAAAATGAATACGCTAAGAGAATTCTATCCGTTAGCTAATGAAAAAGATTGGAAATTAGAATCTGCTGGCAAGAGAGTTCAGATTATTAAGCCTTATAAAAAAATAGCTGGAAAACTAGAATTTGGCACGGAAATTGTATGGTCAGATGACAGTTCTCTTGCTGCTCTTTTGGGGGCGTCTCCCGGAGCTTCAACCTCAGTTTATTCGATGCTAAATATCATAGAAAGAAGTCTAAAACGAAGAATTGACTCTAAAGTCTGGAAGAATAAAATTGAAAAAATAGCACCATCGTACAATCAAGATTTAAGTAAAACACCATCGTTATTTACGAAAACTCGACTATCTGCTTATAAAACACTTGGATTTAAGATTTAA
- the rlmB gene encoding 23S rRNA (guanosine(2251)-2'-O)-methyltransferase RlmB: MSHSQIIFGFHPIISQLRQSSRSIQEIYLDSDRNDPRAKEIIELAKENNIRILMVDRARLDGIASQSKHQGVVAKIIPLVIPYKTVEDILESDLKEPAFFLILDGVEDPHNLGACLRVADGMGVHAVIAPKDRAVGLNATVRKVASGAAESLPFIVVTNLARTIRQLKEEGVLVVGTAEDGAESLYEANFKGPIAVVLGSEGSGLRRLTREVCDFLIKIPMLGAVESLNVSVASGIVLSEIRRQRFKS; this comes from the coding sequence ATGTCACACAGTCAGATCATTTTTGGATTTCATCCGATTATCAGTCAATTAAGACAATCTTCTAGAAGCATTCAAGAAATTTATTTGGATAGTGATCGTAATGACCCTAGAGCTAAAGAAATTATTGAGCTAGCTAAAGAAAATAATATTCGTATCTTAATGGTGGATCGCGCAAGATTAGATGGTATTGCTTCGCAATCCAAACATCAGGGTGTAGTTGCAAAAATCATTCCTTTAGTAATTCCCTATAAAACGGTGGAAGATATTTTAGAAAGTGACCTGAAAGAGCCTGCGTTTTTTTTAATATTAGATGGCGTAGAAGATCCGCATAATTTAGGCGCTTGCTTGCGTGTTGCAGATGGGATGGGAGTCCATGCCGTTATTGCACCTAAAGATAGAGCAGTAGGATTGAATGCTACTGTCAGAAAGGTTGCTTCAGGAGCAGCAGAATCGTTACCTTTTATTGTCGTTACGAATTTAGCAAGAACGATTCGTCAGCTCAAAGAAGAAGGTGTTCTCGTTGTAGGAACAGCGGAAGATGGTGCAGAGTCTCTTTACGAAGCAAATTTTAAAGGGCCCATTGCTGTAGTGTTAGGTTCTGAAGGCAGCGGTCTGAGAAGATTAACCCGTGAAGTATGTGATTTCCTAATTAAGATACCAATGTTAGGCGCTGTTGAAAGTTTAAATGTAAGTGTTGCTAGTGGTATTGTGCTGTCAGAAATTAGACGGCAACGTTTTAAATCTTAA
- the rnr gene encoding ribonuclease R gives MSKKNKSIRQEDPQKEREAMFYEKPLPSRELILKVMADQGVPLSISKLNELLEIADDESEAFSKRIRAMERQGQILRNRKDDFCISEKLNLIPGRIQGHPDGFGFLIPDQGGDDIFLSSREMMQVLHNDRVMVQTIGQDRKGRPEGKVIEILERKNETLVGRVVQGQGVTIVAAEDKRINQDFLIPYHLDMGAKPGQIVVIEITAQPSFKSRPMGKVIQILGNYADSGMEIEIALRKHQLPYNFSEETIRIAESFSKKVSEKDFKGRVDLRDLPLITIDGETARDFDDAVYAESSGKNWRLVVAIADVSYYVQPDNILDKEAFERGNSVYFPRRVIPMLPEALSNGLCSLNPHVDRLCMICDMLIDQHGKVTSYKFYPSVMESKARMTYMDVSALLKGASPDLTEKYKSIIPHIKNLESVYRILTKQRHARGAIEFDSSETIMIFNDQGKIDRIEPVIRNEAHRLIEECMLAANVCAANFLIEHEHPALYRIHEGPTEERLENLQTFLAEFGFMLGGGDKPSIKDYATLIEKIKGRPDEHLLQTVLLRSMQQAVYSPDNIGHFGLAYEAYAHFTSPIRRYPDLLIHRAIKATIEKKKMPASNWHVLGQHCSMTERRADDATRDVSSWLKCYYMQDKIGEIYEGTVAGVTSFGLFVAIDAIYIEGLLHVTELGNDYFTYDKARHAMIGERSHAIYRLGDRLKVKLVRVDLELSKIDFSLESHQEVQKSTLKDRKPKNFFKDKATHKKKSQAAKHRGTSKPSRSAKSKKRIRAK, from the coding sequence ATGAGCAAAAAAAATAAATCCATTCGACAAGAAGACCCTCAAAAAGAACGCGAGGCCATGTTTTATGAAAAACCATTGCCAAGTCGCGAGCTGATTTTAAAGGTGATGGCTGATCAAGGTGTACCTCTTTCTATTTCAAAACTTAATGAATTGCTTGAAATTGCTGATGATGAATCCGAAGCGTTTAGTAAACGTATTCGAGCCATGGAAAGGCAAGGTCAGATTTTACGAAATCGTAAGGATGATTTTTGTATTTCTGAAAAATTAAACCTTATCCCAGGACGAATTCAAGGACATCCAGATGGATTTGGATTTCTTATCCCAGATCAAGGGGGCGATGATATTTTCTTGTCTTCAAGAGAAATGATGCAAGTTCTTCATAATGATCGCGTCATGGTTCAAACCATCGGCCAAGATAGAAAGGGCCGACCCGAAGGTAAAGTTATTGAGATCCTTGAAAGAAAAAATGAGACTTTGGTGGGAAGAGTGGTTCAAGGTCAAGGCGTCACTATTGTAGCTGCAGAAGATAAAAGAATTAATCAAGACTTTCTGATTCCATATCATCTTGATATGGGGGCTAAACCAGGCCAAATCGTCGTCATTGAAATTACTGCTCAACCTTCATTTAAATCGCGACCGATGGGTAAAGTAATTCAGATTCTTGGTAATTATGCAGATAGCGGCATGGAAATCGAGATTGCTTTAAGAAAACACCAACTTCCTTACAATTTCTCAGAAGAAACAATTCGTATTGCCGAATCTTTCTCAAAAAAAGTTTCAGAAAAAGATTTCAAAGGAAGAGTTGATTTACGGGACTTACCTCTCATCACTATTGACGGCGAAACGGCTAGAGATTTTGATGATGCAGTTTATGCTGAAAGTAGTGGTAAAAATTGGCGATTAGTGGTGGCTATTGCTGATGTAAGTTATTACGTGCAGCCTGATAACATTTTAGATAAAGAAGCATTTGAAAGAGGCAACTCAGTTTACTTTCCTAGAAGAGTTATTCCGATGCTTCCAGAAGCTCTTTCTAATGGCCTTTGTTCTCTTAATCCGCATGTGGATCGGTTGTGTATGATTTGTGACATGTTGATCGATCAACATGGAAAAGTCACATCTTATAAATTCTATCCATCTGTCATGGAATCAAAGGCAAGAATGACATATATGGATGTTAGTGCCTTATTAAAAGGGGCATCACCAGATTTAACAGAAAAATATAAATCTATTATCCCTCATATTAAAAATCTTGAATCAGTTTATAGGATTCTTACAAAACAAAGGCATGCTCGCGGTGCCATTGAATTTGACTCATCTGAAACCATCATGATTTTTAATGACCAAGGAAAAATCGATCGTATTGAGCCCGTGATTCGAAATGAAGCTCATCGGCTCATTGAAGAGTGTATGTTGGCAGCTAATGTATGCGCAGCTAATTTTTTAATTGAACATGAGCATCCGGCGCTTTATAGAATTCATGAAGGCCCGACCGAAGAACGCTTAGAAAACTTACAAACATTTTTAGCAGAGTTTGGATTTATGTTAGGCGGTGGAGATAAACCTAGCATTAAGGATTATGCAACTTTAATTGAAAAAATTAAAGGACGACCAGATGAACATCTATTACAAACAGTTCTCCTCAGGTCTATGCAACAAGCTGTTTATAGCCCTGACAATATTGGTCATTTTGGTTTAGCTTATGAAGCTTATGCACATTTTACTTCCCCGATACGTCGATACCCAGATCTTTTAATTCATCGTGCTATTAAAGCTACGATAGAAAAAAAGAAAATGCCTGCATCAAACTGGCATGTTTTAGGGCAGCATTGTTCTATGACAGAGAGAAGAGCGGACGATGCTACGCGCGATGTTTCTTCATGGCTTAAATGTTATTACATGCAAGATAAAATTGGCGAGATATATGAAGGCACTGTTGCAGGAGTCACAAGTTTTGGTTTGTTTGTTGCAATCGACGCTATTTATATTGAAGGTTTATTACATGTTACAGAATTAGGTAATGATTACTTTACTTATGACAAAGCAAGACATGCCATGATTGGTGAAAGATCTCATGCAATTTATCGCTTAGGCGATCGATTAAAAGTAAAATTGGTTCGTGTAGACTTAGAGCTCAGTAAAATTGACTTTAGCCTTGAGAGTCATCAAGAAGTTCAAAAATCAACATTAAAAGATAGAAAACCAAAAAATTTCTTTAAAGATAAAGCGACGCACAAAAAGAAATCTCAGGCTGCAAAACACCGAGGAACTTCAAAGCCAAGCAGATCGGCTAAAAGCAAAAAGAGAATAAGAGCAAAATAA
- a CDS encoding hypoxanthine-guanine phosphoribosyltransferase produces MDTIQTLINKSSVLYSEIEIKNAIQDIASQANQTIDASEIYVLCVMNGALIFAGQLLPQLEKNIQYSYIHATRYDNSIIGGSIHWLVKPPKDIEGKTVLILDDILDEGITLNEIVSTCRTMNAKEIYTAVLFDKEITKEKSYSPNFIGLRVPDQFVFGYGLDCKGLGRNLPHLYALK; encoded by the coding sequence ATGGATACCATCCAAACATTGATTAATAAATCTTCTGTGCTGTATTCAGAAATTGAAATTAAAAATGCAATTCAAGATATTGCAAGTCAAGCCAATCAAACCATTGATGCAAGTGAGATTTACGTATTATGTGTCATGAATGGCGCACTAATTTTTGCAGGACAGCTTTTGCCTCAGTTAGAAAAAAATATTCAATACAGTTACATTCATGCTACACGATACGATAATTCGATCATAGGCGGTTCGATTCATTGGCTTGTTAAGCCCCCAAAAGACATTGAGGGGAAAACTGTTTTGATCCTTGACGACATTTTAGATGAGGGGATTACGCTTAATGAAATTGTATCGACTTGTCGCACAATGAATGCAAAAGAAATTTATACCGCAGTTCTTTTTGATAAAGAGATCACGAAAGAAAAATCTTATTCACCTAATTTTATTGGTCTTAGAGTACCAGATCAATTTGTCTTTGGATACGGATTGGATTGTAAGGGTCTAGGTCGAAATCTCCCGCATTTATATGCTTTAAAGTAA
- the galU gene encoding UTP--glucose-1-phosphate uridylyltransferase GalU, with product MKVIKKAVFPVAGLGTRFLPATKANPKEMLPIVDKPLIQYAVEEAMQSGITELIFVTGRNKRSIEDHFDKNVELEASLIASNKNLLLESIRSIIPSHVKCIYTRQSEPLGLGHAVLQAKTIINDEPFAVLLADDLTDANTPVLKQLIIQHEKEQVSVIAIEDIPKEKTLQYGIVDVSGSKGNLHKINSIVEKPQPKDAPSTLGVIGRYVFNPEIFDCLEKIKPGKGGEIQLTDAIQMLLGQQSIFAYQFEGKRYDCGDKLGFMKANIEFSKKHPEIGKEFIEFLKSIS from the coding sequence ATGAAAGTAATAAAAAAAGCAGTATTCCCAGTGGCTGGGCTCGGTACACGTTTTTTGCCGGCTACTAAGGCGAATCCAAAAGAGATGCTTCCGATCGTAGATAAGCCTCTAATTCAGTATGCGGTAGAAGAGGCTATGCAGTCTGGTATTACTGAGCTAATTTTTGTGACAGGCCGCAATAAAAGATCGATTGAAGATCATTTTGATAAAAATGTTGAGCTTGAAGCTAGCCTTATAGCTTCCAATAAAAATCTTCTGCTCGAGTCTATTCGCTCCATTATTCCGTCCCACGTAAAGTGTATTTATACAAGACAATCTGAACCTTTAGGTTTGGGTCATGCCGTTCTTCAAGCAAAAACAATTATCAATGATGAGCCATTTGCAGTTTTATTGGCTGATGATTTAACAGATGCCAATACGCCAGTCTTAAAACAATTAATCATTCAACATGAAAAAGAACAAGTCTCCGTGATAGCCATTGAAGACATTCCAAAAGAAAAAACCTTACAATACGGTATTGTTGATGTAAGTGGTTCCAAAGGCAATCTCCATAAAATTAATTCTATTGTGGAAAAGCCTCAACCAAAAGATGCGCCATCAACATTGGGCGTAATCGGACGCTATGTTTTTAATCCAGAAATTTTTGATTGTTTAGAAAAAATTAAACCGGGTAAGGGCGGTGAGATTCAACTCACTGACGCTATTCAAATGTTGCTTGGTCAGCAATCAATTTTCGCATATCAATTTGAAGGTAAGCGATATGATTGTGGCGATAAATTAGGCTTCATGAAAGCCAATATTGAATTTTCAAAAAAACATCCAGAAATCGGAAAAGAATTTATTGAATTTCTAAAATCAATATCATGA
- a CDS encoding molybdenum cofactor biosynthesis protein MoaE, with protein sequence MSVYVQQDVFDLQSITQQLKKLHNSGASVSFEGYVRDFDLGNDKLEMLELEHYPGMTEKALLNIESLAMNRWHLDDVYIVHRYGKLKVGEPIVGIVVFAKHRKEAFDACHFIIDFLKTDAPFWKKEITNHQSYWVDAKKIDDEEKNKWN encoded by the coding sequence ATGTCTGTTTATGTTCAGCAAGACGTATTTGACTTACAAAGCATCACTCAACAACTAAAAAAACTTCATAATAGCGGTGCATCGGTAAGCTTTGAGGGGTATGTTAGAGATTTTGATCTTGGGAATGATAAGCTAGAGATGCTTGAATTAGAACATTATCCTGGCATGACTGAAAAGGCGTTATTAAATATTGAGTCTTTAGCAATGAATCGATGGCATTTAGATGATGTTTATATTGTGCATCGATATGGTAAATTAAAAGTCGGCGAGCCTATTGTAGGTATTGTGGTATTTGCAAAGCATCGTAAAGAAGCTTTCGACGCTTGTCATTTTATTATCGATTTTCTAAAAACTGACGCACCATTTTGGAAGAAAGAGATTACCAACCATCAATCATATTGGGTTGATGCTAAAAAAATAGATGATGAAGAGAAAAATAAATGGAATTAA
- the moaD gene encoding molybdopterin converting factor subunit 1 translates to MKIKLFYFAKVREMVGIDQEEVDVESDIKTLAELIAFLKLRGSQWQAIFNMPSSFRMAVNQELAEASDKINANDEVAFFPPITGG, encoded by the coding sequence ATGAAAATTAAATTATTTTATTTTGCTAAAGTGAGAGAAATGGTGGGCATTGACCAGGAAGAAGTTGATGTTGAAAGTGATATCAAGACATTGGCTGAATTGATAGCTTTTCTAAAGCTAAGAGGTAGTCAATGGCAAGCTATTTTCAATATGCCTTCATCATTTAGAATGGCAGTCAATCAAGAGCTAGCAGAAGCAAGCGACAAAATAAATGCGAATGATGAGGTAGCCTTTTTTCCTCCAATCACGGGTGGATGA
- a CDS encoding DNA recombination protein RmuC produces MLNFILILLILLCVLVAYLLWRFQSRSPEGATIKALEEKHREMIVGLNDSLNKLTDRLNVTLSEQGKIQGEIVRDTMDSSTNQLKNLLNMRLQDIDSKVKESLEEGFKKTNDTFDRVMKQLSTIDEAQKKIDGLTTNIVSFQELLGDKKSRGAFGEVQLESLVRNALPPDAFSMQHTLSNGNRVDCVLFLPEPTGNVAIDSKFPLESYRKMLDSSLPPDEVKNAQKQFKLDIKKHIHDIASKYIISNETSDGAVMFIPAEAVFAEIHAYHSDLIEEAMSQRVWIVSPTTLMAVLNTARAVLKDVETRKQVHIIKAELGRLGQEFERFDVRMKKLADNIRQAHEHAQDVHVTSQKISRRFSQIERVELKDDPNALLEFEEEIYTKQEEQNKDEN; encoded by the coding sequence ATGCTTAATTTTATTCTGATTTTACTTATTCTCTTGTGCGTTTTAGTTGCCTATTTGCTGTGGCGATTTCAAAGTCGTTCCCCCGAAGGAGCGACGATAAAAGCTCTTGAAGAAAAACATCGAGAAATGATTGTAGGCCTAAATGATAGTTTAAATAAGTTAACAGATCGTCTTAATGTGACACTTTCTGAGCAGGGCAAAATACAAGGTGAAATTGTTCGTGACACCATGGATAGCTCTACCAATCAATTAAAAAATCTACTCAATATGAGATTGCAAGATATTGATAGCAAGGTAAAAGAAAGTTTGGAGGAGGGGTTTAAGAAAACAAACGATACCTTTGATCGTGTCATGAAACAGCTTTCTACAATTGATGAAGCTCAGAAAAAAATAGATGGCCTCACTACCAACATTGTAAGTTTTCAAGAATTGTTAGGAGATAAAAAATCTAGAGGTGCCTTCGGAGAGGTGCAGCTTGAAAGTTTAGTACGTAATGCGCTTCCGCCCGATGCATTTTCGATGCAACACACATTATCTAACGGTAACCGAGTAGATTGTGTTTTATTTTTGCCAGAACCAACGGGCAATGTTGCGATTGATTCTAAATTTCCATTAGAAAGCTATAGAAAAATGTTGGATTCTAGCTTACCACCCGATGAAGTTAAAAATGCACAAAAACAATTTAAGCTTGATATCAAAAAACATATTCATGATATTGCGAGTAAATATATTATTTCCAATGAGACTTCCGATGGTGCAGTCATGTTTATTCCTGCCGAAGCTGTTTTTGCAGAAATTCATGCATATCATTCTGATTTGATAGAGGAGGCGATGAGCCAGAGGGTATGGATTGTATCTCCAACGACACTGATGGCTGTTCTCAATACAGCAAGAGCAGTTTTAAAAGATGTTGAAACAAGAAAGCAAGTTCATATTATTAAGGCAGAACTCGGTAGACTTGGGCAAGAATTTGAGCGTTTTGATGTACGTATGAAGAAATTAGCTGACAATATTAGACAGGCTCATGAGCATGCTCAAGATGTTCATGTCACAAGTCAAAAAATATCAAGACGATTTTCTCAAATTGAGCGCGTGGAATTAAAAGATGACCCAAATGCTTTATTAGAGTTCGAAGAAGAGATTTACACAAAACAAGAAGAGCAGAATAAAGATGAAAATTAA
- a CDS encoding IMPACT family protein: MNCFKSISIQEQTIQKSRFIGYTFIGETKQDILRVLQSIAKEHPHASHLAFAYQLKSEHGFEPYYSDAGEPSGTAGKPLLQLIDAHQIVSGGIGVIRYYGGINLGTGGLTRAYGGTGKLALTHSVIEPYIEYIKLKLTINYNNLDNYIHVIHSMNGSVLDKAFDDKVSLLIRLPDNALDKLKARFPMTEINHSL; the protein is encoded by the coding sequence ATGAATTGTTTTAAAAGTATTTCAATACAAGAACAAACGATTCAAAAATCTAGGTTTATTGGGTATACATTTATAGGTGAAACAAAGCAGGATATATTGCGTGTATTGCAATCAATCGCAAAAGAACATCCTCATGCAAGTCATTTAGCTTTTGCCTACCAACTAAAATCAGAGCACGGATTTGAGCCCTATTATTCAGATGCAGGTGAGCCTTCAGGCACTGCTGGAAAACCATTGTTGCAATTAATTGATGCCCATCAAATCGTATCAGGTGGAATCGGTGTCATTCGATATTATGGCGGTATTAATTTAGGTACGGGAGGTCTCACAAGAGCTTATGGAGGTACCGGTAAGCTTGCTTTAACGCATTCCGTGATTGAGCCTTATATTGAATATATAAAATTAAAATTAACTATAAATTACAATAATTTAGATAATTATATTCATGTAATACATTCAATGAATGGCAGTGTTTTAGATAAAGCTTTTGATGATAAAGTGAGTCTTTTGATAAGGCTTCCTGATAATGCTTTAGATAAATTAAAAGCGCGTTTCCCCATGACCGAAATCAATCATTCGCTATAA